Proteins encoded together in one Prosthecobacter debontii window:
- a CDS encoding TolC family protein, which translates to MRSLTPLDRLQALLCLILLTAVTAYGASREKAQPLLLSEVLASVQTQYPPYLAALIEQDIANGRVRQAQGAFDLNLTAGGNLTLAGYYDGHTGYAMLEQPLPFWGGSIYGGYRLSSGYLPNYNKDRTGSDGESILGFSIPLLRGGTIDSRRANLWKAQIDQELADPLIRRQYLDFVRAASVSYYNWLAAGQRLALHESLLQLAKDRDSAIAEQVSKGASAPIVQVDNQRLVVSREIALVQAQRRFEAASIELSLFYRTASQAEPILAKRDRLPKSFPAHEKLDDNKLTSDIAKAAIFRPEMRRMELLIEKSLVDLKLAKNNMLPQLNAGIEAGQFMGENRPKDLEHNEIQAKIEFKLPLQRREAQGSIAATEALLQRLEQDRKFARDRIAADVRDSYSAVAATEGILMQTRRNMELSRQLEAAEQERLKEGATDLLALQIREQAAFDAQVLEVEAQAEYFRALANYKAAVAADLPPSVNRGSK; encoded by the coding sequence ATGAGATCTCTGACGCCTCTTGATCGACTGCAAGCGCTTCTCTGCCTGATCCTCTTAACTGCCGTCACGGCCTATGGCGCGAGCCGAGAGAAGGCTCAACCTCTCTTGCTGTCAGAAGTTTTAGCTTCCGTTCAGACTCAGTATCCACCTTACCTAGCGGCCTTGATTGAGCAAGACATCGCCAACGGGCGGGTGCGTCAGGCGCAGGGGGCTTTCGATTTGAATTTAACTGCGGGAGGTAATCTGACCCTGGCGGGCTATTACGATGGTCACACCGGCTACGCCATGCTCGAACAGCCGTTGCCTTTTTGGGGTGGCAGTATCTACGGCGGGTATCGCCTCAGCAGCGGCTATTTGCCCAACTACAATAAAGACCGCACAGGCAGCGATGGGGAGAGTATCTTGGGCTTTAGCATACCGCTGCTGCGAGGCGGAACGATTGATAGTCGTCGAGCCAATCTCTGGAAGGCGCAAATCGATCAGGAATTGGCCGACCCCTTGATCCGACGCCAATACCTGGATTTTGTGAGAGCGGCGAGTGTGAGTTATTACAATTGGCTAGCCGCAGGCCAGCGCCTGGCCTTGCATGAGAGTTTGCTGCAGTTGGCGAAGGATCGCGATAGTGCGATTGCTGAGCAAGTCTCCAAGGGAGCCTCAGCTCCTATCGTGCAGGTGGATAATCAGCGCCTCGTCGTCAGTCGAGAAATCGCTTTGGTGCAGGCGCAACGTCGTTTTGAGGCGGCCTCCATTGAGCTCTCCTTATTTTATCGAACAGCTTCTCAGGCGGAGCCGATTTTAGCCAAGCGTGACCGACTGCCGAAGAGCTTTCCGGCTCATGAAAAGCTGGATGATAACAAACTGACATCCGACATCGCAAAGGCAGCCATCTTTAGGCCGGAGATGCGCCGTATGGAGTTGCTGATCGAGAAGAGCCTCGTGGATCTTAAGCTGGCCAAAAACAACATGCTGCCGCAGTTGAATGCAGGCATTGAGGCTGGACAGTTCATGGGAGAAAACCGCCCGAAGGATCTTGAGCACAATGAGATTCAGGCCAAAATCGAGTTCAAGCTGCCCCTGCAACGACGGGAGGCTCAGGGAAGCATCGCCGCTACTGAGGCACTTTTGCAGCGATTGGAGCAGGATCGCAAGTTCGCAAGGGATCGAATCGCTGCTGATGTGAGGGACAGCTACAGTGCCGTAGCTGCCACCGAGGGTATCCTCATGCAAACCCGTCGAAATATGGAGCTTTCACGCCAACTCGAGGCGGCTGAGCAGGAGCGTTTGAAAGAAGGTGCTACGGACTTGCTCGCCTTGCAGATTCGCGAGCAAGCCGCCTTCGATGCCCAGGTGCTCGAGGTCGAAGCCCAGGCAGAATATTTTCGTGCACTGGCAAACTACAAGGCGGCGGTTGCCGCAGATTTACCTCCATCAGTGAATCGGGGAAGCAAATAA
- the kdpF gene encoding K(+)-transporting ATPase subunit F: MDTIFTGLIALLLLVYLTVAMLYPEKF, translated from the coding sequence ATGGATACGATTTTCACCGGTCTCATCGCCTTGCTTCTGCTCGTTTACTTAACCGTGGCGATGCTTTACCCCGAAAAATTTTGA
- the kdpA gene encoding potassium-transporting ATPase subunit KdpA produces MTSNDWIQFVFFLGALTLVTKPLGLYLMQVLEADGHTWLDPVIRPLERFTYRCLGIDPRHEHNWKRYLASVLAFSLISGAFTYAILVLQHQLPFNPQSLPGLTHHLAFNTAVSFTTNTNWQSYGGESTLSYFAQMVGLTFQNFTSAAVGICIAAALVRAIARCGQSTLGNFWVDLVRTLYYLLLPLCLLLAVFLVSQGMIQNFDAYTKVKTLEGADQVLAQGPVASQVAIKMLGTNGGGFMNANAAHPFENPTPLTNFIQMLSIFAIGSGLTYYWGRMVKNQAHGWAVWAAMMILFVLGVWGCAHYEALGNPIHQQLGVMVSDGNMEGKEVRFGVFSSSLFATITTAASCGAVNSMHSSFTAIGGFIPLFMIELGEVVIGGVGAGLYGIFIFVIMTVFIAGLMVGRTPEYLGKKIQAKEVQLAMLAMLVLTLSILGFTSVASVSEWGTAGLGNAGPHGLSEMLYAYSSAAGNNGSAFAGLTANTPAYNITLAIAMIMGRFGVIIPILALAGSLAEKKTAPSSAGSFPVNGATFTTLLIGTVLLIGALNFLPALALGPIVEHFLTLTGTLF; encoded by the coding sequence ATGACTTCAAACGATTGGATTCAATTCGTGTTCTTCCTCGGAGCGCTCACGCTGGTCACGAAACCCTTGGGACTCTATCTCATGCAGGTGCTTGAGGCTGACGGCCACACTTGGCTAGATCCGGTGATTCGTCCGCTGGAAAGATTCACCTACCGTTGCCTCGGCATAGACCCAAGACATGAGCATAACTGGAAGCGCTATCTGGCCTCGGTCTTAGCCTTCAGTTTAATCAGCGGTGCTTTCACTTATGCCATTTTGGTGCTGCAACACCAGCTTCCTTTCAATCCTCAGAGCTTGCCGGGACTAACCCACCATCTGGCATTCAATACAGCCGTCAGTTTCACCACCAATACCAATTGGCAAAGCTATGGAGGGGAAAGCACTTTGTCTTACTTCGCTCAGATGGTGGGCTTGACGTTCCAAAACTTCACGTCTGCCGCTGTCGGGATCTGCATCGCCGCTGCCTTGGTCCGAGCGATTGCGCGTTGCGGGCAATCGACTCTGGGAAACTTCTGGGTGGATTTGGTTCGGACTCTTTATTACCTGCTTCTGCCCCTTTGTTTACTGCTGGCTGTTTTCTTGGTGTCACAGGGAATGATCCAGAACTTCGATGCTTACACGAAGGTGAAGACGTTGGAAGGCGCGGATCAAGTCCTCGCTCAAGGGCCTGTCGCTTCACAGGTCGCGATCAAGATGCTTGGCACCAATGGGGGCGGTTTCATGAATGCGAATGCGGCGCATCCTTTTGAGAATCCCACGCCGCTGACAAATTTCATTCAAATGCTGAGCATTTTCGCGATTGGCAGCGGCCTCACTTACTACTGGGGGCGCATGGTCAAGAACCAAGCCCACGGCTGGGCGGTGTGGGCAGCCATGATGATACTCTTTGTGCTGGGGGTCTGGGGCTGTGCGCATTATGAAGCATTAGGAAATCCGATTCATCAGCAGTTAGGCGTCATGGTGAGCGATGGTAACATGGAGGGCAAAGAGGTTCGGTTCGGTGTCTTCAGTTCGTCACTCTTCGCCACGATCACCACGGCGGCATCTTGCGGAGCCGTGAACTCCATGCACAGCTCTTTCACCGCCATCGGTGGATTCATCCCTTTGTTCATGATTGAATTGGGAGAGGTGGTTATCGGTGGGGTGGGCGCAGGTCTTTATGGCATATTCATTTTCGTCATCATGACGGTGTTCATTGCCGGCTTGATGGTCGGCCGCACCCCAGAGTATCTCGGGAAGAAGATTCAGGCCAAGGAAGTCCAACTCGCGATGTTAGCGATGCTAGTGCTCACTCTCAGCATTCTGGGATTTACCTCTGTGGCGAGCGTTAGTGAATGGGGGACGGCTGGGCTGGGGAACGCAGGACCGCATGGCTTGAGCGAAATGCTCTATGCATACAGCTCTGCCGCAGGGAACAACGGCAGCGCCTTCGCCGGCCTCACGGCCAATACGCCTGCTTATAACATCACGTTGGCGATCGCGATGATCATGGGCCGCTTTGGGGTCATCATTCCGATTCTCGCTCTGGCCGGCTCGTTGGCGGAGAAAAAGACGGCACCATCCAGTGCAGGTTCCTTTCCTGTGAATGGAGCTACTTTCACGACTCTACTCATCGGCACCGTGTTGCTGATCGGCGCTTTGAACTTCCTGCCCGCGCTGGCTCTCGGTCCCATCGTTGAGCATTTCCTCACCCTCACGGGCACTTTGTTTTGA
- the kdpB gene encoding potassium-transporting ATPase subunit KdpB — protein sequence MSHQPASLFDPAIVIPAVSGAFKKLDPRLMVKNPVMFVTVIGAILTTLNSLGNHADRGFTLQLSLWLWFTVLFANFAEAIAEGRGKAQAESLRRARRDITARLLKDGVETPVPASSLGRDDCVVCEAGDVIPSDGEVIEGIASVDEAAITGESAPVIRESGGDRSAVTGGTKVISDRIVIRITAERGSSFLDRMISMVEGAKRQKTPNEIALTILLTAMTLIFLMVCISLKPLGIYSGVEFTTPVLVTLLVCLIPTTIGGLLSAIGISGIDRLIRRNVIATSGRAVEAAGDIDVLLLDKTGTITIGNRMASAFCPVLGVMESELADAAQLASLADETPEGRSIVVLAKEQFNLRGRELASPHATFITFTAQTRMSGVDLDGRQIRKGAADSVRAYVESLGGVYPDEVSRSVEAASRAGKTPLVVADGARVLGIVELKDVVKGGIKERFAQLRKMGIRTVMITGDNPMTAAAIAAEAGVDDFMAQATPEDKLNRIRAEQAAGHLVAMTGDGTNDAPALAQADVGVAMNTGTQAAREAGNMVDLDSNPTKLIEIVEIGKQLLMTRGSLTTFSIANDVAKYFAIIPAMLMATFPVIAPLNIMHLTSPQSAILSAVVFNALIIVALIPLALRGVAYRPMGAAAILQRNLFIYGLGGMLVPFVGIKALDVIITTLHLV from the coding sequence ATGTCTCATCAACCAGCTTCTCTGTTCGATCCTGCGATTGTAATACCTGCAGTTAGCGGTGCATTCAAAAAACTAGACCCACGTTTGATGGTCAAAAATCCGGTGATGTTTGTCACAGTGATAGGTGCCATCCTAACCACGTTGAATAGTCTTGGGAATCATGCTGATCGTGGCTTTACGCTGCAACTTAGCCTTTGGTTATGGTTCACTGTCTTGTTTGCAAACTTCGCTGAAGCCATTGCTGAGGGGCGCGGTAAGGCACAGGCGGAAAGCCTGCGACGAGCACGGCGCGACATCACCGCGAGGCTGCTGAAGGATGGTGTCGAGACGCCTGTGCCTGCGTCCAGTCTGGGGCGTGATGATTGCGTGGTCTGTGAAGCCGGAGACGTCATCCCCTCCGACGGAGAGGTGATTGAAGGCATCGCCAGCGTCGATGAGGCAGCGATCACGGGTGAATCGGCACCCGTCATCCGCGAAAGCGGCGGGGACCGCAGCGCCGTGACTGGAGGTACCAAAGTCATCAGCGATCGTATCGTCATTCGTATCACGGCGGAGCGAGGCAGCAGCTTCCTAGACCGCATGATTTCCATGGTGGAAGGGGCCAAGCGGCAGAAGACGCCGAATGAGATTGCGCTGACTATTTTGCTGACTGCCATGACCCTGATTTTCCTCATGGTATGTATTTCTCTCAAGCCTCTGGGTATCTATTCCGGCGTCGAGTTTACCACGCCTGTTTTGGTCACCCTGTTGGTTTGCCTCATTCCTACAACGATTGGTGGATTGCTCAGTGCCATCGGCATCAGTGGTATCGACCGCTTGATCCGGCGGAATGTCATAGCCACTTCGGGCCGCGCTGTTGAAGCCGCTGGGGACATCGATGTCTTATTGCTGGATAAGACAGGCACGATCACGATCGGAAATCGAATGGCCTCAGCCTTCTGTCCGGTACTGGGTGTGATGGAATCCGAGTTGGCCGACGCGGCTCAGCTTGCTTCATTGGCCGACGAAACGCCTGAGGGACGTAGCATTGTCGTGCTCGCGAAGGAGCAGTTCAATTTGCGTGGACGTGAGTTGGCTTCACCCCATGCGACTTTCATCACCTTCACCGCGCAGACGCGGATGAGTGGTGTGGATCTGGACGGGCGTCAGATTCGTAAGGGTGCGGCAGACTCCGTGCGTGCGTATGTGGAGTCTCTTGGCGGTGTTTATCCCGATGAAGTGAGCCGGAGTGTTGAGGCGGCTTCACGGGCGGGGAAGACTCCGCTGGTGGTTGCAGACGGAGCTCGTGTGCTGGGGATCGTCGAATTGAAGGATGTGGTGAAGGGCGGAATCAAAGAGCGCTTCGCACAACTCCGCAAAATGGGCATTCGAACGGTCATGATTACGGGTGATAACCCCATGACGGCTGCGGCCATCGCCGCCGAAGCCGGGGTGGACGATTTCATGGCACAAGCGACCCCCGAAGATAAACTGAATCGCATTCGGGCAGAGCAAGCCGCCGGGCACCTGGTGGCAATGACGGGGGATGGCACCAATGATGCCCCAGCTCTTGCTCAAGCGGACGTCGGTGTGGCCATGAATACAGGCACTCAGGCGGCACGTGAAGCAGGTAATATGGTGGACCTGGATAGCAATCCCACCAAACTCATTGAGATTGTGGAGATCGGGAAGCAATTGCTGATGACTCGAGGGTCGCTGACTACCTTCAGCATTGCCAATGACGTCGCGAAATACTTCGCCATCATCCCCGCCATGCTGATGGCGACTTTCCCCGTCATCGCTCCGCTGAACATCATGCATCTGACGAGCCCGCAGAGCGCTATTTTAAGCGCTGTGGTTTTCAATGCTCTGATCATCGTCGCCCTGATTCCGCTGGCCCTCCGAGGGGTCGCTTATCGTCCCATGGGTGCAGCGGCTATTCTTCAGCGAAATCTTTTCATCTATGGCCTTGGCGGCATGCTGGTGCCGTTTGTCGGGATCAAGGCTCTGGATGTGATCATCACCACACTTCACCTTGTTTAA
- the kdpC gene encoding K(+)-transporting ATPase subunit C, with product MKTFLYELFPALRATGVLCLVTCGAYPLLVTGVAEAFFKSQAHGSLITDGSGTIRGSYWIGQSFTSETYFHSRPSTAGEGYDAAASGGSNLGPTSQKLHDLIEQRITAYRSINGLLKDTAVPADAVTTSASGLDPHISVGNAQLQAPRVAQARGLSLDDVQRCITDCSEKRDLGFLGDARVHVLKLNLALDDLKPVPRHE from the coding sequence ATGAAGACCTTCCTTTACGAGTTGTTTCCTGCTCTACGTGCGACGGGTGTCCTATGTCTTGTGACTTGTGGCGCTTACCCATTGCTTGTGACAGGAGTGGCAGAGGCTTTTTTCAAGTCTCAAGCTCATGGTAGCCTTATCACCGACGGTTCAGGCACGATCAGAGGCTCTTATTGGATCGGCCAATCCTTCACGAGTGAAACCTATTTTCATTCCCGCCCGAGCACGGCCGGGGAAGGTTATGATGCGGCAGCTTCCGGTGGTTCCAATCTAGGGCCGACCTCACAAAAGCTGCACGATCTCATTGAGCAGCGCATCACAGCTTACCGGAGCATCAATGGCCTATTGAAAGATACTGCCGTGCCAGCCGATGCGGTTACCACCTCGGCCAGCGGCTTGGACCCGCATATCAGTGTGGGTAATGCCCAGCTCCAGGCCCCGCGTGTGGCCCAAGCCCGAGGTTTGTCGCTCGACGACGTGCAGAGATGCATCACGGACTGCTCCGAGAAACGCGATCTTGGTTTTTTAGGGGATGCCAGGGTTCATGTCTTGAAGTTAAATTTGGCCTTGGATGACTTAAAACCCGTTCCCCGTCATGAATGA
- a CDS encoding sensor histidine kinase, with product MNEELRPDPDALLAQMQSEAQDSQAGKLFLFLGMCPGVGKTYSMLQTARQRQKEGRRILVGVVETHGRAETAALVEGLPVLPRRQIEHRSFLVEEFDLDAVLRQKPELVLVDELAHTNAPGSRHAKRYQDVLELLDAGIDVYTTLNVQHIESQVDIVRQITGVTVQETVPDSLLDRAHEIQLIDLSVEKLLERLSEGRVYLGERAEQAMEGFFKAGNLTALRELALRFTAERVDRDLEDIRRAGRVNSPWKTNARLMVGVGPSPYAESLIRWTRRAAGRLNCPWLVVWVEGLSPLGAEDQRRLTRSLSLARKLGAEVITITGENIAQALLRVARERNVSQIVVGKPESSASWHRSLAHQLISGSGDMDVCVVRPLASHDRQAIQTLREPLSTELIGEYSWVLVSVFTITSLCWGIVGFTGYMFVALVFLLAVVLMALRVSRGPVLVMATLCALCWNFIFIPPQFTLDIKKPEDWIMFGLFFIVALSMGSLTSQLRAREMAERRRLRQTDALLRVTQSAALAAEPDKGLAAALQTINQLLEVETCLLVRDDQRALPKTARVASAFQPDDREWGVAAWSYTHKQVAGRSTETLPESAATWFPLQTATATMGVLGIRLARDRRLDFSTRQMMEAFALQLALVLEKEHFIQAVSQAEMLARSEKLHRTLLDSLSHELKTPIAVVNAAVEGMEGLHNPYVQEIAIASQRLQRVVDSLLHMTQLESEVLQPHMDWCDLKDVVDAAKRAVGESLAKHPFRLNLPEGFPLVRLDHALLSQALANVLHNATVYTSEGTPIELNATLQQETLVLGVRDRGSGLPAGMEQKVFEKFVRAEGVPAGGTGLGLAIARGFIHAMNGEITARNHPEGGAEFTLRFPKVRVFREVQPPSGDPISNL from the coding sequence ATGAATGAAGAATTACGCCCGGACCCGGATGCTCTGCTCGCTCAGATGCAGAGCGAGGCCCAGGATTCACAGGCTGGGAAACTATTCCTTTTTCTGGGAATGTGTCCCGGGGTGGGAAAGACTTACTCGATGCTGCAGACCGCGCGCCAGCGACAGAAGGAGGGCAGACGGATCTTGGTAGGGGTGGTCGAAACACACGGGCGAGCTGAGACGGCGGCTCTTGTGGAGGGTTTGCCCGTGTTACCGCGTCGGCAGATAGAGCACCGCAGTTTTCTCGTCGAGGAGTTCGATCTGGATGCGGTTTTACGCCAGAAGCCTGAGCTGGTGCTGGTCGATGAACTGGCCCATACGAACGCCCCAGGCTCCAGACATGCCAAGCGTTATCAAGATGTGTTGGAACTCCTTGACGCTGGCATTGATGTTTATACGACCCTGAACGTCCAGCACATCGAGAGCCAGGTGGATATCGTGCGACAGATCACCGGCGTCACGGTTCAGGAGACCGTGCCTGATTCCTTGTTAGACCGAGCGCATGAAATCCAGCTCATCGACTTGAGTGTGGAAAAGTTGCTCGAGCGGCTTTCAGAAGGTCGCGTCTATCTTGGGGAACGTGCGGAACAAGCGATGGAGGGCTTTTTCAAAGCAGGAAACCTTACGGCTCTGCGCGAACTGGCCTTGAGATTCACGGCCGAGCGGGTGGATCGTGATCTCGAAGACATTCGCCGTGCTGGCCGGGTCAACAGCCCTTGGAAAACGAATGCACGCTTGATGGTTGGGGTTGGCCCGAGTCCCTACGCGGAAAGTTTGATCCGATGGACACGCCGTGCAGCGGGACGCCTGAATTGCCCTTGGCTTGTCGTTTGGGTGGAGGGACTTTCACCTCTGGGCGCCGAAGATCAACGGCGTCTGACACGATCTTTGTCTCTAGCGCGTAAACTTGGCGCGGAGGTGATCACCATCACGGGTGAAAACATCGCTCAAGCTCTGCTACGAGTGGCTCGTGAGCGGAACGTGAGTCAGATTGTCGTGGGAAAACCTGAGTCATCCGCCAGTTGGCACAGGTCTCTGGCTCACCAATTGATCTCGGGCAGCGGCGATATGGATGTGTGCGTTGTGAGGCCTTTGGCATCTCATGATCGGCAGGCAATTCAGACACTGCGTGAACCTTTGTCCACGGAACTCATTGGCGAATACAGTTGGGTGTTGGTCAGTGTGTTCACCATTACCAGTCTTTGCTGGGGGATCGTGGGCTTTACAGGTTATATGTTTGTAGCCTTGGTTTTTTTGCTGGCTGTGGTGCTCATGGCCCTACGTGTCAGCCGGGGGCCGGTTCTCGTGATGGCGACACTTTGTGCGCTGTGCTGGAACTTTATTTTCATACCTCCGCAATTCACCCTCGATATCAAAAAGCCGGAGGATTGGATCATGTTCGGCCTGTTTTTCATTGTGGCCTTGAGCATGGGCAGCCTGACGAGCCAACTGCGTGCCCGTGAGATGGCGGAGCGTCGGCGGCTCCGCCAGACGGATGCTTTATTGCGTGTCACTCAAAGTGCCGCTTTGGCCGCAGAACCAGACAAGGGCCTCGCCGCAGCCTTGCAGACGATCAACCAACTTTTGGAGGTGGAGACCTGCCTGCTCGTGCGTGATGATCAACGGGCTTTGCCGAAAACAGCCCGAGTGGCGAGCGCATTCCAGCCAGATGATCGGGAATGGGGCGTGGCTGCATGGAGTTATACCCACAAGCAAGTCGCCGGACGCTCCACGGAGACGCTTCCTGAATCGGCGGCGACGTGGTTCCCTCTACAAACAGCAACGGCCACCATGGGCGTCTTGGGGATCCGACTCGCCAGAGATCGTCGGTTAGACTTCAGCACGCGGCAAATGATGGAGGCCTTTGCCCTTCAGTTAGCGCTGGTTCTGGAAAAGGAGCATTTTATCCAGGCGGTGAGTCAGGCGGAGATGCTGGCGCGGTCTGAAAAGTTACACCGCACATTGCTGGACAGCCTTTCCCATGAACTCAAAACTCCAATCGCTGTTGTCAATGCGGCCGTCGAGGGGATGGAGGGGCTCCACAACCCTTATGTTCAAGAGATTGCCATCGCTTCACAAAGGCTCCAGCGAGTTGTCGATAGCCTTTTGCACATGACCCAGCTTGAGTCTGAGGTCTTGCAACCACACATGGATTGGTGTGACCTCAAGGATGTGGTGGATGCAGCCAAACGAGCCGTCGGCGAAAGCTTGGCCAAGCATCCGTTTCGTCTGAATTTACCCGAGGGCTTCCCCTTGGTTCGACTCGATCATGCTTTGCTGTCTCAAGCTTTGGCTAATGTGCTGCATAATGCGACTGTTTACACATCTGAGGGAACCCCAATCGAGTTGAACGCAACGCTCCAGCAGGAGACGCTGGTTTTAGGGGTGAGGGATCGTGGATCCGGCTTGCCAGCAGGCATGGAGCAAAAGGTGTTTGAAAAATTCGTTCGGGCGGAGGGAGTTCCTGCGGGCGGCACCGGTCTAGGACTGGCCATTGCCCGAGGTTTCATCCACGCTATGAATGGGGAGATAACGGCCCGCAATCATCCCGAAGGCGGCGCAGAGTTCACTCTTCGCTTTCCAAAGGTTCGGGTGTTTCGAGAAGTCCAACCGCCCTCGGGTGATCCTATTTCGAACTTATGA
- a CDS encoding response regulator, translating to MTALVIDDEVQIRRLLRLALETKGYAVREAESGLLGLQEAVFHKPEVILLDLGLPDMDGVEVLKRLREWSSIPVLILSVRDYEQAKLAAFDAGADDYVTKPFSTAELLARLAAIQRRHVGDESANLEVGPLSLDPARHEARLNGASLKLTPTEYAMLAQLVRHAGKVVTLKQLLRAVWGPQAEQQNHYLRVYANHLRKKLEGTGLEIQNEPGIGYRLITGDR from the coding sequence ATGACCGCACTCGTCATTGATGATGAAGTCCAAATCAGGCGCTTACTCCGACTGGCGCTTGAGACAAAGGGCTATGCAGTGCGGGAGGCGGAGAGCGGGTTGTTAGGGTTGCAGGAAGCCGTCTTCCACAAACCCGAGGTGATCCTTCTCGATCTTGGTCTGCCAGATATGGATGGCGTCGAAGTCCTGAAACGGCTGCGAGAGTGGAGCTCGATCCCGGTGCTCATCCTTAGCGTGCGTGATTATGAGCAAGCCAAGCTAGCCGCCTTTGATGCCGGCGCCGACGATTATGTGACGAAGCCTTTCAGCACCGCCGAACTGCTGGCTCGATTGGCCGCGATTCAGCGCCGACATGTTGGGGACGAGTCGGCGAATCTTGAAGTCGGCCCGTTGAGTTTGGACCCTGCTCGGCATGAAGCGAGATTGAACGGAGCCTCTCTAAAATTGACCCCCACCGAGTATGCAATGCTGGCGCAACTGGTCCGGCACGCGGGTAAAGTGGTGACGCTGAAGCAACTGCTTCGAGCGGTTTGGGGGCCACAGGCTGAGCAACAAAACCACTACCTCCGAGTCTATGCTAACCATTTGAGGAAGAAGCTGGAGGGCACAGGTTTGGAGATTCAAAACGAACCTGGCATTGGTTATCGGCTGATCACAGGCGATCGTTAG
- a CDS encoding pseudouridine synthase, with the protein MTRTGLARALSKLGHCSRSQGTVLIRAGQVSLNGRICRNPEQPVFLGKDVIQIKEAPITAAEPIYLMLNKPRGLVTTAQDEAGRDTVYQCFQGAPLPHLSPVGRLDKASEGLLLFTNDNAWAHRITDPSTHVDKTYHVQVSELLDDDRLARLRRGAIHDGELLSLRKVTLLRSGEKNCWLEITLDEGRNRHIRRVLEAHGLETLRLIRISIGSLALSTLPKGQWRHLRPDEVAALRA; encoded by the coding sequence ATGACTCGCACCGGCCTTGCACGCGCACTTTCTAAGCTCGGTCACTGCTCCAGAAGCCAAGGCACCGTGTTGATCCGCGCAGGCCAGGTGAGCTTGAATGGGCGAATTTGTCGCAATCCCGAGCAGCCAGTCTTTTTGGGCAAAGACGTCATTCAGATCAAAGAAGCACCTATCACGGCTGCGGAGCCGATTTATCTGATGCTGAATAAGCCTCGTGGACTGGTGACGACGGCTCAAGATGAAGCGGGGAGGGACACTGTTTACCAGTGCTTTCAGGGCGCGCCCTTACCGCATCTCTCCCCTGTAGGCCGCCTGGACAAAGCTAGCGAGGGGCTGTTGCTTTTTACCAATGACAATGCCTGGGCCCATCGCATCACGGACCCCAGCACCCATGTCGACAAGACTTACCATGTGCAAGTCTCGGAGTTACTGGACGATGATCGCCTAGCCCGTCTCCGCCGAGGTGCCATTCACGATGGAGAGTTACTGTCACTCCGTAAAGTGACCCTTCTCCGCTCGGGAGAAAAGAATTGTTGGCTGGAAATCACCCTGGATGAAGGCCGAAACCGGCACATCCGGCGGGTGCTGGAGGCTCATGGACTGGAGACGCTACGCCTTATCCGCATCTCGATTGGCTCGCTCGCTTTGAGCACCTTACCCAAAGGGCAGTGGCGTCATCTGCGGCCTGATGAAGTGGCTGCGCTTCGGGCCTAA
- the rpmA gene encoding 50S ribosomal protein L27, producing MAHKKGQGSVKNGRDSNSKRLGVKKYGGEAVIAGNIIIRQRGTKWVPGQNVGIGRDHTLFALVDGRVRFDKDGRRVNIDQAALQA from the coding sequence ATGGCTCATAAGAAAGGTCAAGGTAGCGTCAAAAACGGTCGCGACAGTAATTCCAAGCGCCTCGGCGTGAAAAAATACGGTGGTGAAGCCGTCATCGCCGGTAACATCATCATCCGCCAGCGTGGCACCAAGTGGGTTCCTGGCCAGAACGTCGGCATTGGCCGCGATCACACCCTTTTCGCCCTCGTTGATGGGCGCGTGCGTTTCGACAAAGATGGTCGTCGGGTCAATATTGACCAGGCAGCTCTTCAAGCCTGA
- the rplU gene encoding 50S ribosomal protein L21: MAYAIFKTGGKQYKASVGDKLDVEKLEIAEGETAAFDQVLAAGEGSDIKIGAPTVAGATVEFKVLKQFKAPKVTAFKFRKRKGYHLTKGHRQPLTRVQVVSINA, encoded by the coding sequence ATGGCATACGCAATCTTCAAAACAGGTGGCAAACAATACAAAGCTTCCGTGGGCGACAAGCTCGACGTGGAGAAGCTGGAGATTGCAGAGGGCGAAACCGCTGCCTTCGACCAAGTTTTGGCCGCTGGTGAAGGTTCCGACATCAAAATCGGAGCTCCTACCGTTGCTGGTGCTACCGTCGAGTTCAAGGTGCTGAAGCAGTTCAAAGCTCCGAAAGTGACCGCTTTCAAATTCCGCAAGCGTAAGGGTTACCACCTCACCAAGGGCCACCGCCAGCCGCTGACCCGCGTGCAGGTCGTCTCCATCAACGCGTAA